One Candidatus Lernaella stagnicola DNA window includes the following coding sequences:
- the mnmG gene encoding tRNA uridine-5-carboxymethylaminomethyl(34) synthesis enzyme MnmG, translating to MEEYFDVVVIGAGHAGVEAAYAAARLGANVALVTLSVEAVARMSCNPCIGGMAKGHLVREIDALGGIMAKAADETGIQFRRLGTKKGHAVRSRRCQSDMAEYSGFMRRFVERDPRIHLRQDNVIEILVKDGRAYGCLGLSGRRYIGQATVLTAGTFLRGLLHIGMTHFAGGRLGEGPSNALSENLMKLGLPLGRLKTGTPARLDSETIDYNELEIQLGDEKPAFFSFETGGVEVDQIPCHITYTNEQTHEIIRGGLDRSPLYAGKIEGVGARYCPSVEDKIVRFPEKTQHQIFLEPVGRDSTESYPNGISTSLPFDVQLAMIHSIRGLERAEVIRPGYAIEYDFMNPVHLHPSLEVRKITHLFFAGQVNGTSGYEEAAAQGLIAAVNAVHRIRDLEPVILRRDEAMIGVLVDDLVTKGTDEPYRMFTSRAEYRLLLREDNADLRLTPLGEQIGLVSDERARRTAAKNRDISSEFDRLDGVTVTPTEAVLEYLRGRGSAAIQNKTSLAKLLRRPELSYEDLDDLDPQRPSLDADVIEQIEIQIQYFGYIERQNEEARRLREADAIQIPPNISYRKLAGLSTEVAEKLDVVQPRTIGQAGRIPGVTPAALQILMVHAHRQAQGDRADHSEK from the coding sequence GTGGAAGAGTATTTTGACGTCGTCGTGATCGGCGCCGGCCACGCCGGCGTCGAAGCCGCATACGCCGCAGCGCGACTCGGCGCTAACGTCGCACTCGTCACCCTCAGCGTTGAAGCCGTTGCCCGCATGTCGTGCAACCCCTGTATCGGGGGTATGGCCAAAGGGCACCTTGTTCGCGAAATTGATGCGCTCGGCGGGATCATGGCCAAAGCCGCCGACGAAACGGGAATTCAATTCCGACGGCTCGGCACGAAAAAGGGCCATGCTGTGCGTTCGCGGCGTTGCCAGTCGGACATGGCGGAATACAGCGGCTTCATGCGGCGGTTCGTGGAACGCGATCCGCGAATTCACCTGCGGCAAGATAACGTCATAGAAATACTCGTTAAAGACGGGCGCGCTTACGGCTGCCTGGGGCTTTCGGGCCGGCGATATATCGGCCAAGCCACGGTCTTAACGGCGGGTACGTTCTTGCGCGGTCTCCTGCATATCGGAATGACGCACTTTGCCGGCGGACGTCTCGGCGAAGGGCCAAGCAACGCGCTGTCGGAAAACTTGATGAAACTCGGCCTACCACTCGGCCGACTAAAGACGGGAACACCGGCGAGGCTCGATAGCGAAACGATCGACTACAATGAACTTGAAATCCAGCTTGGCGATGAAAAGCCGGCGTTCTTTTCCTTTGAGACCGGGGGCGTCGAGGTCGATCAAATCCCGTGCCATATCACCTATACGAACGAGCAGACGCACGAAATCATCCGGGGCGGTCTCGATCGCAGCCCCCTTTACGCGGGGAAGATCGAAGGCGTCGGGGCGCGTTATTGCCCGAGCGTGGAAGACAAGATCGTTCGTTTTCCGGAAAAAACGCAGCACCAGATTTTCCTCGAACCTGTTGGCCGGGATTCAACGGAGAGTTATCCCAACGGGATATCGACGAGTTTGCCTTTCGATGTTCAACTCGCGATGATCCACAGCATTCGCGGCTTGGAAAGGGCGGAAGTTATCCGGCCGGGCTACGCCATCGAATACGACTTTATGAACCCGGTTCATCTACACCCGAGTCTCGAAGTAAGGAAGATCACACACCTTTTCTTTGCCGGGCAGGTGAACGGCACCAGTGGCTACGAGGAAGCGGCCGCGCAGGGCCTGATCGCGGCCGTCAATGCGGTGCACCGCATCCGAGACCTTGAACCGGTTATCCTTCGGCGCGACGAGGCGATGATCGGCGTTCTCGTTGACGACCTGGTTACGAAGGGAACTGATGAGCCTTATCGGATGTTTACCAGCCGTGCGGAATACCGTCTGCTGCTTCGCGAAGATAACGCGGATCTTCGGTTGACGCCGCTGGGCGAGCAAATTGGGTTGGTTTCCGATGAGCGGGCGCGAAGAACGGCGGCGAAGAATCGTGATATATCCAGTGAATTCGATAGGTTAGATGGTGTAACCGTCACGCCGACCGAGGCCGTTCTGGAATATCTGCGGGGGCGCGGGTCTGCGGCGATCCAAAACAAGACATCCCTTGCTAAGCTGCTACGGCGACCGGAGCTTTCCTACGAAGATCTCGACGACCTCGATCCTCAGCGACCCAGCCTGGATGCCGATGTAATCGAGCAAATTGAGATTCAGATTCAATACTTCGGCTACATCGAGCGACAAAACGAAGAGGCGCGGCGTTTGCGGGAAGCCGATGCAATCCAAATACCGCCGAATATTTCCTATCGGAAGCTCGCCGGACTATCGACGGAGGTCGCGGAAAAGCTGGACGTCGTGCAGCCGCGAACGATCGGTCAGGCGGGGCGAATCCCAGGCGTGACACCTGCCGCATTGCAGATCCTCATGGTTCACGCCCACCGACAGGCTCAAGGTGACCGAGCGGACCATTCGGAAAAATAA
- a CDS encoding thioredoxin family protein translates to MSVLHEKDREKVRGFLEKLENPVRILFFTQEIECEYCSVTRGMLEEIRGLNDKISLEIYDIINDKEKADQYSVEHIPATILMTNDDVGVRFYGVPGGYEFMSVIEDLIDLSRDDQELAAPILNELNKVDKPVTMEVLVTPTCPYCARSVRAAHKFAMANRNIKGVMIDVPEFPEIGTKYGVTGVPHTVINGETHVVGALPEMQMAKKVLEAIGKA, encoded by the coding sequence GTGAGCGTACTACACGAAAAAGACCGGGAAAAAGTGCGTGGCTTCTTAGAAAAACTCGAGAATCCGGTCAGGATATTGTTTTTCACGCAGGAAATAGAATGCGAGTACTGTTCTGTTACGCGCGGTATGCTCGAAGAAATCAGGGGATTGAACGATAAAATCTCTCTTGAGATTTATGACATTATCAATGACAAGGAAAAAGCCGATCAATACAGTGTGGAGCATATTCCCGCTACGATTCTGATGACAAACGACGACGTCGGTGTTCGCTTCTATGGTGTGCCCGGCGGCTACGAGTTTATGTCGGTCATCGAAGATCTCATCGATCTGAGCCGAGATGATCAGGAACTCGCCGCGCCGATTCTCAACGAACTGAATAAAGTCGACAAACCGGTAACCATGGAAGTCTTGGTGACGCCGACCTGCCCTTATTGTGCGCGGTCGGTGCGGGCGGCCCACAAATTCGCGATGGCCAACCGAAATATCAAAGGCGTGATGATCGACGTGCCTGAATTCCCGGAGATCGGCACCAAGTACGGTGTGACCGGCGTGCCGCACACGGTTATCAACGGCGAAACCCATGTGGTTGGCGCATTGCCCGAGATGCAGATGGCGAAAAAGGTGCTTGAGGCGATCGGAAAAGCGTAA